The nucleotide window TACCCCAGCGCAGCACCGCTATCATTGATTTTTACGCCGGCGCGACAGTTCCGGCTATCACCGATATTGTTTGGATTACTGACGCGCTTCGGACTGACCATTTTGAACTGCGTCCGGAAAAGCCGCGTTGAATCACTGTCCCATGTCGCCTGCATGCATAATTCGCCGTTAAATGCATGCATGGCGACACCTTCACGGATCATCATCGTAAACGTTCGCTTGCGCTCGGCATCAATCCCACAAAAATCATCCTCGGCATACTCATTCCAGGCTGCTTCCACATCCCGCGAGAACGCTCGTGAATCCTCCTCATTAATGCCAAGATAACGCCAGCTCGGTCGATAACTGAGTCTGAAAAATGAACCGACAATATGATCCTGATGAAGCTGAACGGCGTTTGCCGCATAGCCATTATTTCGTACCAGATCGTCAGCCCGTGCATTTCCGCGAGAGTAATTTGGCAAAAGCGCGGCATCGGCGCTTTCACTTGGCGGATTCCAGCCTCGCAGCTGTCCGCCAAAACCTCCACCTCCGCCATGATATCCGGCGTATTCCCGAAGGGATGTTTTACCGTCAGGCCCCACTAAAGATGGTATTTTCATACGTAAAACCCTGCCGGCCCCCGACGTCGTGAAGTGGTACCGACCTGAGATTCAAGATCAGCAATGTACTTTTTAAGTTCGCTGACTGAGGTAGCCGTAAATTCTACCCTCCGACCGTCTTTTTGTACTGTTGCCACGCGCTTTCCCATCATAAGGTCATGCAGCGCAGCACGTGCAGCCTCCAGGTCAGCCTGTGTCGCCATTATTCATCTCCCGCTAATGCCCTGGCATAATCCGCCAGAGTTTTGTTATTTTTACGACCACAGTCCTCTTCCATCAGACTGACCAGAAGAGAATCCAGATTGAGCTGCCAACGGGAGATACTTATCCGCAGAGCCGCCAGTGCATAGACAAAGCAGTCAAGCGCCTCATTACGGCGTTTTTTGCTGTCCCAGACGATTTTTTTCTTACCGTCTACCCACTTCTCAACCTGCTCTTCAGCAGTCAGTTGCTGAGCCTCGGCTAAATCGTAGATTTCAGGGTTGTTCGGGAAGTGAACCGCACCCGCAAGGGGTTCATTACCTTCAGCCACCAGAGTGAAACGGTTATAAATCTGCTCTTTCGCAGTATCAGTACCCACTTCAGTCAGATAAACGCCGTTCTTGTTACGCTTGCGGGGCATGTTTGCTACGGGTTTACCGTAAATAGATGCGCCTTTAACAGGGATCACACGAAACAAACCATGCTTTTTCGAGCGGTTATAAACAATCGTCGGATCAATGCCACCGATATCCCAACAGATACGGGAAATGAGCATTTCCACACCATTCAGCCTTGAATAGGTTTTATTGATCGCATCGTCTACCCTGAGAAGCGTCGCTTCATCATCATGGCGGCCCATAATGATGATTTTGTCGATAAGCCAGCTTTCCTCACCCGGTCCCCAGCCCCAGACACGCATTTCATAACGGTCAAGCTGTGAGTCTATCCCTGCCGTAAGGTAGACCACCCGTTCTGGTAATACAGAGCCGAAATGTTCTTTACGTTCGGCCATGACTTCCGCATCAGGCCGCTCGCCAATTTTCGGCTCCCAGGTCTCACCAAGTGTGGTATTCACAAAGGTTTTGCGCTTGCCGGTATCCCCTTTGGTTTTACTCCAGTCTTTGACGATTTGTACCCAGGTAGTGAATGGACTATATGCTGTCCAGATATGAAAGGTGACGCTATCCGGCGGATCAATTTCAGTACCGGATGATGAGAACCAGTTCAGCCCGTCACGTGTCCAGATGCCCGTTTCTTCGCAAATATAACGGGCCTCAGAAAAATCAAGCTCCTGCTGCTTAATTACGCAGGCATTATGCTCGCAAAGGTAAAATACGCTGGCAGGATCACCAAGCGTCCACTTAAACCCGAACGGGGTCTCTTTATCACCAAATTTCAGGTACTGCTCTTCCCCACAATGTGGGCAGGGAACGTGGAATCGCAAAAAGTGCTGAGATTCCTTCGCAGCACGCTCAATCTGGCAGGTTCCTCTGACTTTTGGTGTTGATCCGCGAATAGACTTGGGCCAGACAGACCCTTCAATGCGCTTATCTCCAAGAAATGTCGGGGATCCCTCTTTCTCTATATCTTCATCAAAGGCCGCCAGCTCGTCATAGCCCGCCACATCGACGGATTTCTCACGGTAGTTTTTCGCAGCCTTTCCACCGAGGCACCAGAATCCGCGCCCATTAGAGAAACGCTTCATACTGAGCGTGTTGTCACGGTGCTTTTTGCCATACCAGGGAGCAAGGGATAGCAGCGTTGGAATATCACGGATTGTGGGTTCGACATGAGACTTCATGAAGTTTTCAGCATCGCCGTCAGTTGGTAACCAGATAAGGGAGTTGCGCTGTTTATGCTGAATGAAATACGCATACACCCCGAGCAGCATTTTTGAATATCCAACGCGGGCAGACTTCACGACATTCACTTCCCGGATATAGTCGTTGCCCATCGCGTTCATTATTGCCCGCTGAAATGGCAGAGTTTCCCAGCGGCCTTCCTGGTAGGCAGACTCTTTCGGGAGATAGTAGTTATCGTCTGCCCATTCAACAGCTGTTTGCGGCTCTGGCCGGTACAGCGAACGGAGCCCCACGCTAGCAGAGTGCCGCAGCCCCTTAACCTGACTGTTCGATATATTCACTCAGCAACCCCGGTATCATTTCATCCAGCGCAGCTGCTTTGTTCATGGCCTTAATGATGTCCTTCTTGAGGAAATCAATATGTCGGTTCTCCAGCTCCGGGAACCGCCGCTGAACCGACAGAGGGATCCCATCGAGAATACTGGCAATTTCTCCGGCTATCCGCGACAGCACGAACGTGCAGAATGCGGTCTCCACCACTTCAGCGGACTCTTTTGCATTTTTAAGTTCCTGAGCGTCGGCCTGTGCCCGGGTCAGGCGATGACGTTCATATTCAATCGTTCCGGGATGAAGGTCTGACTCTGAAGCAATGCGCAGATCCTCAACCTCTTTCCGCAGTTTTTCATTCTCAATCGCCGCATCACGGGCACTGTACCATTCGATCGTGGCTGCAGAATCGTAGAGAACCTCATTCCCCTTACCGCCTCCGCGAGCAACGGGCATTCCCTGATCCTGCCAGTTCTGAATAGTTCGAACACTGACACCGAAAATCTCAGATAACCGTTTTTTGTTAACTTCCATGCTCACTCCGGGCGAAAAACAGAGAAAGGAAACGATAAATGGAAAATTACCGTTTTTAAGGCCTAATCGTTTCCTTTCTTTTGAGGGGGTGTTTCAAGTAAAAACAGAGAGATAACAGGAAGAAGAACGGAAACGGCAAAAACCAGAAAATTTTCATAAATAGCGAGAATCTGCGCGGACGCCGCCCCGTAACAGGTCGGATTTCCGGAAAGGACCCGCTAATGACAACTATTATCAATTACATAAATGCATGCACGAAAATAGCCATTTAGACGTCCAAATACTATCACTTACCATAACCATAATAGGGTTGACCAGAATGCCCCACCAGGCCACGTCCGGCTGTAATAATCAGGAATGACGCCCATAGTGCGGCGGGTTAAATCCCCAGTTCTTGGCATACAGCATTGCGCGCTACCATATGTTGCAACCAGATTCCTGAACCCGCCTCTCTATAGACATCATTATTATCTGCACTCAGTGAATGCCTGCTGTAAAGCCCTCAGTCAGCTACTTGGATAAAATATACGTTAATATTAAAGTTGGTATACTTAGCAATAAAGTTAAAACCAGGAATGTTATAGCCAGCTTCCTGTAACCCAATATAAACATGTAAACCGACTGTGCAAATAGCATCAGGCAGAGAACTGGTGATAGGCCAAGAAAAAAAGTTAATAACGGTGATGTGCTGAGGACTGACACTACCTTTCCCATCCTTGTAATAGGGGGTCAATGAATCAATAATGTACTATCGCAGACACGCCTGAAATCATCAAAAGCACAAGACATAAGATCGTTAGTTTTTTCATTCGAAGACCATATGCAATCATCATTAAGCTTAAGAAAAAAGTTGCTGATAAAAGACTGAGCATTAAAACGAAGTCATTGAGGTCTTCATTTAAGATAAACATATGCGTAATACTCTTTTATTGGGCTTATTAGGTATATGATAGCTTTCATCCCCATCATTTTCGATAAATTTCCACCTTCTAGTTTCTGCTAGCTACCTACTATACCTTATGTTGCTCAGTGGCTTAACCCAGAGGAAATTTGCCGCTGTTGCTCAATTTCACGGATGCCCGCAAAGTTATTGTTGCCCTTCTCGATGACGGCCAGCAGTGACTTAATCCACAAAACAGCCTGACAGTACGTCATTGCGCTGGCGGCAGCGGAACGATCATCGGCTGCGTCAGGTCTGCCGGTATCGGTGTGCATGGCGCTGGCACGTAAACGGTACGCGTACCCGAGCAGCCCGTCAGCAATATCAGCAGGAACAGGTAGATCACAGGTTTTTTCACGGCGGAGAATCTCCCGGTATTTGATTACGGTTTCTTCGGTACTGGTGTCGATCAAGGAGTTCAGCCTGTTAGCATGTTCTGCAACCTGATTGAACAGATTGAAGTTGAAAGCCTGAGCAGCGATAACCGTCCCCTGCAGGGTGTTGTCACTGCGCAGAACATCGTTATCACTCTTTAGCGTAGCAACGTCAGAGCGGCTGTTTGCCAGCAGGACACACAGCACAGCAACGACGATAATCACAACCACCAGCGCTATTGAGCGCCATGCAGTTTTGATATCAGCAAGGGTAATCACGACAGAAACAGAGCACGCTCCGCCTCACGCCGACGGGTCAGCCCATTCAGGACTTTTCCGCCAGCTTTATTCCAGCGTAGGAACTCATCGGCAGCGCCAGCGTAATCACCGGCGTTGAGTTTACGCAGCAGTGTCGATGTCGAAAGAGACTGTGCACCGAGGTTGTACGTAAACGACACCAGCGCATCGAATTGCCCTTGAGTCAACCCGACTTTAACCAAACGGGAAACGTCGTTTTCGCAGCTGACCAGTCCGGTCTTCAGTAGGCGCTCTGCCGTTTCCTGCTTGATAGTCATCCCGGCGCGGATTGGTTTTCCGTCGACAGGCTGAGTCCAGCCATAGCCTATCGTCCAAACGCCGACACTGTCCCGATAGGCTGTAAGCTTGCAGCCTTCAAACTCTTTGATCAGGCTAATGCCTTTATCACTGGTTTGCATTTTTCATCCCCGTCAGACGTTCCCAGAAATAAGTCAGAGCAACTGAACCCATCGCTCCGCTGATACCAGACGTAACCAGAATCATATAAAGGCTCAGACCGCTTTCCACGCTGATCAGACCACCGATTAA belongs to Enterobacter cloacae and includes:
- the A gene encoding terminase → MNISNSQVKGLRHSASVGLRSLYRPEPQTAVEWADDNYYLPKESAYQEGRWETLPFQRAIMNAMGNDYIREVNVVKSARVGYSKMLLGVYAYFIQHKQRNSLIWLPTDGDAENFMKSHVEPTIRDIPTLLSLAPWYGKKHRDNTLSMKRFSNGRGFWCLGGKAAKNYREKSVDVAGYDELAAFDEDIEKEGSPTFLGDKRIEGSVWPKSIRGSTPKVRGTCQIERAAKESQHFLRFHVPCPHCGEEQYLKFGDKETPFGFKWTLGDPASVFYLCEHNACVIKQQELDFSEARYICEETGIWTRDGLNWFSSSGTEIDPPDSVTFHIWTAYSPFTTWVQIVKDWSKTKGDTGKRKTFVNTTLGETWEPKIGERPDAEVMAERKEHFGSVLPERVVYLTAGIDSQLDRYEMRVWGWGPGEESWLIDKIIIMGRHDDEATLLRVDDAINKTYSRLNGVEMLISRICWDIGGIDPTIVYNRSKKHGLFRVIPVKGASIYGKPVANMPRKRNKNGVYLTEVGTDTAKEQIYNRFTLVAEGNEPLAGAVHFPNNPEIYDLAEAQQLTAEEQVEKWVDGKKKIVWDSKKRRNEALDCFVYALAALRISISRWQLNLDSLLVSLMEEDCGRKNNKTLADYARALAGDE
- a CDS encoding lysozyme, encoding MQTSDKGISLIKEFEGCKLTAYRDSVGVWTIGYGWTQPVDGKPIRAGMTIKQETAERLLKTGLVSCENDVSRLVKVGLTQGQFDALVSFTYNLGAQSLSTSTLLRKLNAGDYAGAADEFLRWNKAGGKVLNGLTRRREAERALFLS
- the nohB gene encoding protein convertase, with product MEVNKKRLSEIFGVSVRTIQNWQDQGMPVARGGGKGNEVLYDSAATIEWYSARDAAIENEKLRKEVEDLRIASESDLHPGTIEYERHRLTRAQADAQELKNAKESAEVVETAFCTFVLSRIAGEIASILDGIPLSVQRRFPELENRHIDFLKKDIIKAMNKAAALDEMIPGLLSEYIEQSG
- the W gene encoding lambda prophage-derived head-to-tail joining protein W, translating into MATQADLEAARAALHDLMMGKRVATVQKDGRRVEFTATSVSELKKYIADLESQVGTTSRRRGPAGFYV